In Actinomyces radicidentis, one genomic interval encodes:
- a CDS encoding ABC transporter substrate-binding protein: MTALSRRSFLATSAGIAALAAAGGTLAGCSSGDDGKVHLELFQFKSEAIDLFTKICDDFNAANPDVVVTQNFQADNVTALRARLVKGDMPDMMTINGDYNYGALARTGIFRDFTDTGMLDGVNPTMANILNTLGTGGDGQTNGVAFADNGSGIIYNKDIFEKAGVEPPTTWAELIEVCDELQAQGINPFYWATKDNWTGAPAFSSLSGDFLTDGVAAWYDKRREIGNGMSFKELTPVFEKMHQAYQYGNSNKAGLGYNDGNQGFAQGKGAMYWHGTYAIPAIRSYNKDINLGTFATPADDAKDTKVVSGVDVALTMGTDPAHPEENMRFFQYLMDKANMKAYCDEQVAYPTLTTLSATDPALEGLQQYFDDERLATYSDHNFPPAITLNAYIQQYFFDGDLDKLITTLDTQWNKVVKRINETS, from the coding sequence ATGACAGCACTGAGCAGACGCTCCTTCCTCGCCACCTCGGCGGGGATCGCGGCGCTCGCCGCCGCCGGCGGCACGCTCGCCGGATGCTCATCCGGCGACGACGGCAAGGTCCACCTCGAGCTCTTCCAGTTCAAGAGCGAGGCCATCGACCTCTTCACCAAGATCTGCGACGACTTCAACGCCGCCAACCCCGACGTCGTCGTCACCCAGAACTTCCAGGCCGACAACGTCACCGCGCTGCGCGCCCGTCTCGTCAAGGGCGACATGCCCGACATGATGACGATCAACGGCGACTACAACTACGGGGCCCTCGCCCGCACCGGCATCTTCCGCGACTTCACGGACACCGGCATGCTCGACGGCGTCAACCCGACGATGGCGAACATCCTCAACACGCTGGGCACCGGCGGGGACGGCCAGACCAACGGCGTCGCCTTCGCCGACAACGGCTCGGGGATCATCTACAACAAGGACATCTTCGAGAAGGCCGGCGTCGAGCCGCCCACCACGTGGGCCGAGCTCATCGAGGTCTGCGACGAGCTCCAGGCCCAGGGCATCAACCCCTTCTACTGGGCCACCAAGGACAACTGGACCGGCGCCCCCGCCTTCTCGTCCCTCTCCGGCGACTTCCTCACCGACGGCGTCGCCGCCTGGTACGACAAGCGCCGCGAGATCGGTAACGGCATGAGCTTCAAGGAGCTCACCCCCGTCTTCGAGAAGATGCACCAGGCCTATCAGTACGGCAACTCCAACAAGGCCGGCCTCGGCTACAACGACGGCAACCAGGGCTTCGCCCAGGGCAAGGGTGCCATGTACTGGCATGGGACCTACGCCATCCCCGCCATCCGGTCCTACAACAAGGACATCAACCTCGGCACCTTCGCCACCCCCGCGGACGACGCGAAGGACACCAAGGTCGTCTCCGGCGTCGACGTCGCCCTCACCATGGGCACCGACCCGGCGCACCCCGAGGAGAACATGAGGTTCTTCCAGTACCTCATGGACAAGGCCAACATGAAGGCCTACTGCGACGAGCAGGTCGCCTACCCCACGCTCACGACGCTGTCGGCGACCGACCCCGCCCTCGAGGGCCTCCAGCAGTACTTCGACGACGAGCGCCTGGCCACCTACTCCGACCACAACTTCCCGCCGGCGATCACGCTGAACGCCTACATCCAGCAGTACTTCTTCGACGGCGACCTCGACAAGCTCATCACGACCCTGGACACCCAGTGGAACAAGGTCGTCAAGCGCATCAACGAGACGTCCTGA
- a CDS encoding ROK family transcriptional regulator: MPAPASPWTDLTGTQREIVLALLRSGRLPRTRLMEIVGISPGSVTRLTAPLIEAGLLTTSTERVAGTGRPQSPLELRADAEHVLGLALSNRAVTAVLTDLRASVVASGRVELAEHSPAAVLDAVAEAAALVTGARRPACTGLALGGSTTDGRVVDDAGFYGWHGVPLAALVEERLGVPAVVGNDLVALTGLEAWFGAGAESDRFALLTTGAGIGYGLVIDSEVVTSADAQLGLISNVPVPDGARPPHAAPAMECLTSAALERAWKAEVRERASAHRVVELAEGGDAVAVAVCASFARRLGRLIGMVAALTLTEEVVVAGERADLAALLEDQVMVGVSAVRRPSARQLRVTVREHDRVEWARGAAVLALRERVAGRL, from the coding sequence GTGCCCGCCCCCGCCTCCCCGTGGACCGACCTCACGGGAACCCAGCGCGAGATCGTCCTCGCCCTCCTGCGCTCCGGCCGCCTCCCGCGTACCCGGCTCATGGAGATCGTCGGCATCTCGCCGGGCTCCGTCACGCGCCTGACGGCGCCCCTCATCGAGGCCGGGCTGCTCACCACCTCCACGGAGCGCGTCGCGGGCACGGGACGCCCCCAGTCCCCCCTCGAGCTGCGCGCCGACGCCGAGCACGTCCTCGGTCTCGCCCTGTCGAACCGGGCCGTCACCGCCGTCCTCACCGACCTGCGGGCCAGCGTCGTCGCCAGCGGCCGCGTCGAGCTGGCCGAGCACTCCCCGGCCGCTGTCCTCGACGCCGTCGCGGAGGCGGCCGCCCTCGTGACGGGCGCGCGGCGCCCTGCGTGCACCGGCCTGGCGCTGGGCGGCTCGACCACGGACGGCCGCGTGGTCGACGACGCCGGCTTCTACGGCTGGCACGGCGTGCCCCTCGCGGCGCTGGTCGAGGAGCGGCTCGGCGTCCCGGCCGTCGTCGGCAACGACCTCGTCGCCCTCACGGGCCTCGAGGCGTGGTTCGGCGCCGGGGCGGAGAGCGACCGCTTCGCCCTGCTCACCACGGGCGCCGGCATCGGCTACGGCCTCGTCATCGACAGCGAGGTCGTCACGAGCGCCGACGCCCAGCTCGGCCTCATCTCCAACGTCCCCGTCCCCGACGGCGCCCGCCCGCCCCACGCGGCACCGGCCATGGAGTGCCTCACGAGCGCGGCCCTCGAGCGCGCTTGGAAGGCCGAGGTCCGCGAGCGCGCCAGCGCCCACCGGGTCGTGGAGCTCGCCGAGGGCGGCGACGCCGTCGCCGTCGCCGTGTGCGCCTCCTTCGCGCGACGCCTGGGTCGCCTCATAGGGATGGTCGCCGCCCTCACGCTCACCGAGGAGGTCGTCGTCGCCGGAGAGCGGGCCGACCTCGCCGCGCTGCTCGAGGACCAGGTCATGGTGGGCGTCTCCGCCGTGCGCCGGCCGAGCGCCCGGCAGCTGCGCGTCACCGTCCGCGAGCACGACCGCGTCGAGTGGGCGCGTGGCGCCGCCGTCCTGGCCCTGCGGGAGAGGGTCGCCGGGAGGCTCTGA